The DNA sequence ATATTATTTTGATATTTTCAATAAATTCTCTTGGTCGGGGTGACTGGGATTGAACCAGCGACCTCACGGCCCCCAGCCGTGCGCGCTACCACTGCGCTACACCCCGATTATTCCATTGTATCATTTAGATAACCGGCCGATTCCGGCAACTGTATTTCAACCGTACGACCCTCATCTGGTAGATAGTTTATAGTGATCACGATTCGACTACTAGGTAGGACGTCTTTGATGCTTTCACCCCACTCGACAACCGTAATAGTGCCGGGTTCAGACAAGCTTTCCGCGACCTCCATATTCATGATTCCGGCATCATTTAATCGATAAAAGTCATAGTGGCTCAATATTAGCTCATCGCGGCCTTTGTAGCGTCGATTGATCGTAAAGCTCGGACTCTGCACATCGTCATCAATCGCGAGTCCCGCCGCTAAACCCTTCACAAACGTAGTTTTACCAGCCCCAACGTCGCCGATTAACTCGAAAACTTCGCCACCGTGCAGGGCAGCGCCTATTTTCACACCTAACGCGCGCATCGATTCGTCGTTTGGGATTATCACAGATTCCATTTTATCACAAGAGATGGTACAATATGCTTATGCTGATAACGATAGAGCGGATGCTGAATCAACCCGTCATGAGCCTGCAAACCGGTCAACCGCTCGCTAAAATTGACTCGCCGATTATCAATCCGAATAACCTAAAGATTGTAGCTTTTTACGTGAGTGGTCCAATGGTGGATTTTAACCCGGCCGTGCTTTTCGCCGAAGATATCCGCGAATTTGGCGATATGGGCGCGATTGTTGATAGCTCTGATAATATTATGTCGCCCGAAGGTATGGTGCGATTAAATGAGGTGATCAATTATCATTTTCAACTACCGGGCATATTAGTAGTCGACGAGAACAAACGAAAACTAGGCAAAGTCGAAAGTTACGTCATAGACCCAGACAACCTCCAGATTCAGCAGCTCTACCTAAAACCATCTCTCGCAAAGAGTTTGAGCGTCGCCCATTTGACCGTGGCTCGCAATCAAATAGTTGAGGTCGATAACAACAAAATCGTCGTCAAAACACCAACCACCAAAGAGGGGGTTGCCGCCCAAGTTGCCCACATTACCGAAAATACCATTCCATTTGAAAACCCTTTTAGAAAGCCGAAACCAGCACCCGAGAATATTGACCAGGATTAGTTCTCGTCGTCCACGAGGGCTGATTTGATATCGTCATACTTGAAACCTTGACGAGCTAGATAGGCGACCAGTTTACGCTCATCATCGTATTTATTGATTTTTTTCGCAATCATTTTTCGTAGCGCCGCCATTTCGTCGTAATCGTCCGATTCGGCTAGTATGTTAGTGATAATATCAGGTTTGACGCCTTTTTTCTGCAGCTCGACTTTCATACGTTTGGCCGAAAAGTTACGGGTATTAGCGCGCGACCGCACAAAACTCTCAGCGAATCTTTCGTCAT is a window from the Candidatus Saccharibacteria bacterium genome containing:
- the tsaE gene encoding tRNA (adenosine(37)-N6)-threonylcarbamoyltransferase complex ATPase subunit type 1 TsaE, which gives rise to MESVIIPNDESMRALGVKIGAALHGGEVFELIGDVGAGKTTFVKGLAAGLAIDDDVQSPSFTINRRYKGRDELILSHYDFYRLNDAGIMNMEVAESLSEPGTITVVEWGESIKDVLPSSRIVITINYLPDEGRTVEIQLPESAGYLNDTME